A stretch of the Corythoichthys intestinalis isolate RoL2023-P3 chromosome 22, ASM3026506v1, whole genome shotgun sequence genome encodes the following:
- the pip5k1aa gene encoding phosphatidylinositol-4-phosphate 5-kinase, type I, alpha, a codes for MATAAAAAPEEPQSLPGTSAEAAKEIPSSSPAPVVKKTIGHRGVDQTGETVYKKTPSWALQGAIQLGITHTVCSLVQKTERDVLLQDFEEVESIFFPGEGSSHTPAHHYGDFRFKTYAPIAFRYFRDMFCIQPDDYMCSLCSEDLIELSNPGASGSLFYLSNDDQFIIKTVQRKEAEFLQKLLPGYFMNLNQNKRTLLPKFYGLYCIQANGKNIRIVVMNNLLPSTVQLHLKFDLKGSTYNRRASSKERAKKLPTYKDLDFLQDMPDGMLLDADMYSAFCKTVQRDCLVLQSFKIMDYSLLLGIHEVDRAGEETAQTEQAAERRKPQNQKFLYSTPMEAIQAKARDAGSPGSHDPTGGIPARNSKGQRLLIYIGIIDILQSYRFIKMLEHTWKSLVQDGDTVSVHRPDFYADRFQKFMCNTVFKKAQLKTSPSKRRHSTLRKSDSAVAQSAEQNSNQNHNQNPEPVAKADKTSEDKEDAGKDNGIQEKTKSEVVNGNTG; via the exons atggccacagcggCGGCCGCAGCCCCGGAGGAGCCGCAGAGCCTCCCTGGAA CTTCCGCTGAGGCCGCAAAagag ATTCCAAGCAGTAGCCCAGCTCCAGTTGTAAAGAAAACCATTGGCCACCGCGGAGTGGATCAGACCGGGGAGACAGTTTACAAAAAG ACTCCGTCGTGGGCGCTGCAAGGCGCCATCCAGTTGGGAATCACGCACACGGTTTGCAGCTTGGTACAGAAAACTGAGCGAGATGTGTTGCTGCAGGACTTCGAAGAGGTGGAGAGCATCTTCTTCCCTGG TGAAGGTAGCAGCCACACGCCAGCGCACCATTACGGAGATTTCCGGTTCAAGACTTATGCGCCCATCGCGTTTCGCTACTTCAGAGATATGTTTTGCATCCAGCCTGATGACTACATG TGTTCTCTGTGTAGCGAGGACCTCATCGAGCTGTCCAACCCGGGAGCCAGCGGCTCGCTTTTCTACCTCTCCAATGACGACCAGTTCATAATCAAAACAGTGCAACGCAAGGAAGCCGAATTTTTGCAAAAGCTGCTTCCTGGTTACTTCATG AACTTGAACCAGAACAAACGGACCCTTCTACCCAAGTTCTACGGTCTCTACTGCATCCAAGCGAATGGCAAGAACATCCGCATTGTTGTCATGAACAACCTGCTGCCCTCTACGGTTCAGCTGCACCTCAAGTTCGACCTGAAGGGCTCAACGTATAACCGTCGGGCCTCTAGTAAGGAGCGGGCCAAAAAGTTGCCAACCTACAAGGACCTGGACTTTCTTCAGGACATGCCGGACGGGATGCTGCttgacgctgacatgtacagtgccttCTGCAAGACCGTTCAGCGGGACTGTCTG GTGCTGCAGAGTTTCAAGATCATGGACTACAGTCTTCTGCTCGGGATTCATGAGGTGGATCGAGCCGGGGAAGAGACTGCGCAGACAGAGCAGGCAGCGGAAAGGAGGAAGCCGCAAAACCAGAAGTTCCTGTACAGCACGCCCATGGAGGCAATACAGGCGAAAGCCAGGGACGCAGGCTCACCTGGAAGCCACGACCC CACGGGAGGAATTCCAGCCAGAAATTCCAAAGGGCAAAGACTGCTGATATATATTGGCATCATTGACATTCTGCAGTCTTACAG ATTCATCAAGATGCTGGAGCACACGTGGAAATCTCTGGTTCAAGACGGG GATACAGTGTCTGTGCATAGACCGGATTTCTACGCCGACCGATTCCAAAAGTTCATgtgcaacacagttttcaaaaaagccCAAT TGAAAACTTCACCCTCCAAGAGGCGCCACAGTACTCTAAGGAAATCCGACAGTGCCGTAGCTCAGTCGGCGGAACAAAACAGCAACCAGAATCATAATCAGAATCCAGAGCCCGTTGCAAAGGCCGATAAAacctcagaggacaaagaggatgCAGGGAAAGATAATG GAATTCAGGAAAAGACGAAATCTGAAGTGGTAAATGGAAACACTGGATGA